The following proteins are co-located in the Leuconostoc mesenteroides subsp. mesenteroides ATCC 8293 genome:
- a CDS encoding DDE-type integrase/transposase/recombinase, whose amino-acid sequence MGLPLVNQFLAQGYALVRILSALKIKPSTYYNWRHWQPSRQEKRRESLKPYILDVWKTFKFYGYRRIAAYSQQTDGPKVSGYMTLKLMRELGIKSRMQKRYRKPKTVVTVDQKPNLIRHLHDLSGVWQTDITYIQLTNHRWVYLATVLDPEKRKVLGYKIGDTMTAELATSALQMALDKHRKPLIIHSDMGSHTRVLNLILNVKIMA is encoded by the coding sequence GTGGGATTGCCGCTCGTTAACCAATTTTTAGCACAAGGCTACGCGCTTGTGCGTATTTTAAGTGCACTTAAAATCAAACCTAGTACCTATTACAACTGGCGCCATTGGCAGCCCAGTCGACAAGAAAAGCGTAGAGAATCTCTAAAACCTTATATTTTAGACGTTTGGAAAACCTTTAAATTTTATGGTTATCGCCGTATCGCTGCTTATAGTCAACAAACCGACGGTCCGAAAGTATCTGGGTATATGACACTCAAATTGATGCGTGAATTAGGGATTAAATCCCGCATGCAAAAACGTTATCGCAAGCCAAAAACTGTGGTGACTGTTGATCAAAAGCCCAATTTGATTAGACACTTGCATGATTTGAGCGGTGTTTGGCAAACAGATATCACTTATATTCAGTTGACTAATCACAGATGGGTCTATTTAGCGACCGTTTTGGATCCTGAGAAGAGAAAAGTATTGGGCTATAAAATTGGCGATACAATGACAGCCGAGCTAGCCACAAGTGCCTTACAGATGGCTTTAGATAAGCATCGAAAGCCATTAATTATTCATTCAGATATGGGGTCACATACACGAGTGCTGAATTTAATATTAAATGTCAAAATTATGGCTTGA
- a CDS encoding IS3 family transposase has translation MEAFHSILKREEVYLKAYETLTQVQAAIGWYINFYNRNRISNVA, from the coding sequence ATGGAAGCATTTCATTCAATATTGAAACGTGAAGAGGTGTATTTGAAGGCATACGAAACATTAACGCAAGTCCAAGCAGCCATTGGTTGGTATATCAATTTTTATAATCGCAATCGTATCTCAAATGTTGCCTAA